Proteins encoded within one genomic window of Rhododendron vialii isolate Sample 1 chromosome 1a, ASM3025357v1:
- the LOC131319481 gene encoding acyl-coenzyme A thioesterase 2, chloroplastic-like yields the protein MASSGGSYSNGGSYTNGGSYTNGGSHSNGCLDFNGCSGLSVTIPVGSTFTSPFEDSPRSEDEARKPLSLWPGMYHSPVTYALWEARSRIFDRLYSPNDDAPPQSQLRTRTPFHSRTTILYNFSTDYILREQYRDPWNEVRMGKLLEDLDALASTIAFKHCSDEDSLTRPLLLVTAAVDKMVLKKALSVAVDLKMGGAVIWVGRSSIEIQLEVTQPTFGKSDASEPIALTANFIFVARDSKTGKAAPVNRLFPETEREKLLCEEAEARQELRKQKNVNDRKEIENGEVNRLEALLAEGRMFCDIPALADRDTILLRDTRLENSLICQPQQRNLHCRIFGGFLMHRAFELAFSTAYAFAGMMPCFLEVDHVDFLRPVDVGDFLRFKSCVLFTEFENTDQPLINVEVVAHVTRPELRSSELSNKFYFTFTVCPVAKAQNNGLKIRKVVPATEEEARRILEHKQMVSRSPKRESKKAGCYRV from the exons ATGGCTTCCAGTGGCGGTTCGTATTCCAACGGTGGTTCGTATACCAACGGCGGTTCATATACCAACGGCGGTTCGCATTCCAATGGCTGTTTGGATTTCAATGGCTGTTCTGGCCTGTCGGTTACCATCCCCGTTGGCTCCACATTCACTTCCCCTTTCGAGGATTCGCCTCGGTCTGAAGATGAGGCCCGGAAGCCACTCAGCCTGTGGCCCGGAATGTACCATTCGCCCGTGACGTATGCCTTGTGGGAAGCCAGGTCTAGAATCTTCGACAGACTCTATTCCCCTAACGATGATGCCCCTCCACAGAGCCAGTTGCGAACCAGGACTCCGTTTCACAGCCGAACTACGATCCTGTATAATTTCTCAACTGATTATATATTGAGAGAGCAGTATAGGGATCCTTGGAATGAGGTCAGGATGGGGAAATTGCTTGAAGACCTTGATGCCCTTGCCAGCACCATCGCATTCAAG CACTGTTCTGATGAAGATAGCTTGACAAGGCCACTCTTGTTGGTCACTGCTGCTGTGGATAAGATGGTGCTGAAAAAGGCACTCAGTGTTGCTGTTGATCTCAAAATGGGTGGCGCAGTTATATGGGTTGGACGGTCGTCAATAGAGATTCAACTGGAAGTCACTCAGCCCACATTTG GGAAGTCTGATGCTTCGGAACCAATAGCTCTCACAGCCAATTTCATATTCGTTGCCCGTGATTCTAAGACAGGGAAAGCTGCTCCAGTGAACCGACTCTTTCCAGAAACTGAACGAGAGAAGTTGCTTTGCGAAGAAGCAGAAGCAAGACAGGAATTGAGAAAACAGAAGAACGTTAATGACAGGAAGGAGATTGAGAATGGAGAAGTAAACAGACTCGAAGCTTTATTGGCCGAGGGACGCATGTTCTGTGACATTCCTGCCTTGGCAGATAGAGACACCATCCTTCTTAGGGATACACGCCTTGAGAACTCTTTGATTTGCCAGCCACAACAGAGAAACCTCCACTGTCGCATCTTTGGAGGGTTTTTGATGCACCGAGCTTTTGAATTGGCTTTCTCAACAGCTTATGCTTTTGCTGGGATGATGCCATGCTTTCTAGAGGTTGATCATGTTGATTTCTTAAGACCT GTGGATGTTGGTGATTTCTTGCGTTTCAAATCGTGCGTCTTGTTCACTGAATTCGAGAATACAGATCAGCCTCTGATTAATGTTGAGGTTGTTGCTCATGTTACAAGGCCCGAGCTCAGGTCTAGTGAG CTATCGAATAAATTCTATTTCACATTCACTGTTTGCCCGGTGGCAAAGGCACAGAACAACGGATTGAAGATTCGGAAGGTGGTTCCAGCTACAGAGGAGGAAGCACGAAGGATTCTGGAGCACAAACAGATGGTGAGCCGTTCCCCAAAGAGAGAAAGCAAGAAGGCTGGTTGTTATAGGGTTTAG
- the LOC131319501 gene encoding acyl-coenzyme A thioesterase 2, chloroplastic-like → MDSNSSFIPVASTFTSPFEDSPRPEDPARKPLSLWPGMYHSPVTNALWEARSRIFERLLDPNVDAPPQSQLLTRTPSQSRTTILYNFSTDYVLREQYRDPWNEVRIGKLLEDLDALAGTISVKHCSDEDSMTRPLLLVTAAVDKMVLKKPISVDVDLKMVGAVIWVGRSSIEIQLEVTQPTNECSDASEPVALTANFIFVARDSKTGKAAPVNRLAPETEREKLLCEEAEARHELRKGKRGNYRKEIENGEVNRLEALLAEGRIFCDMPALADRDTILLRDTRLEHSLICQPQQRNIHGRIFGGFLMHRAFELAFSTAYAFAGMMPCFLEVDHVDFLRPVDVGDFLRFKSCILYTEFETTDRPLINVEVVAHVTRPELRSSEVSNKFYFTFTVRPEAKATKNGFRIRKVVPATEEEARRILERMDLESLQVDKNMKK, encoded by the exons ATGGATTCCAATTCCTCCTTCATTCCTGTTGCTTCCACTTTCACTTCTCCTTTCGAGGACTCCCCACGGCCCGAGGATCCGGCCCGGAAGCCACTGAGCCTGTGGCCCGGGATGTACCATTCGCCCGTGACCAATGCTTTGTGGGAAGCTAGGTCTAGAATCTTCGAAAGACTGCTCGACCCAAATGTGGATGCCCCTCCACAGAGTCAATTGCTGACGAGGACTCCGTCGCAGAGCAGAACTACGATTCTGTATAATTTCTCGACTGATTATGTGTTGAGAGAGCAGTATAGGGATCCGTGGAATGAGGTCAGAATTGGGAAATTGCTTGAAGATCTTGATGCCCTTGCTGGCACCATCTCAGTCAAG CACTGTTCGGATGAAGATAGCATGACAAGGCCACTCTTGCTGGTCACTGCTGCTGTGGACAAGATGGTGCTGAAGAAGCCAATCAGCGTTGATGTTGATCTGAAAATGGTTGGTGCAGTTATATGGGTTGGGCGGTCTTCAATTGAGATTCAACTGGAAGTGACTCAGCCCACAAATG AGTGCTCTGATGCTTCGGAACCAGTAGCTCTCACGGCCAATTTCATATTCGTTGCCCGTGACTCTAAGACTGGGAAAGCTGCTCCAGTGAACCGACTCGCTCCAGAAACTGAACGAGAGAAGTTGCTTTGCGAAGAAGCTGAAGCAAGACATGAGCTGAGGAAAGGGAAGAGAGGTAACTACAGGAAGGAGATTGAGAATGGGGAGGTAAACAGACTCGAGGCTTTATTGGCTGAGGGACGCATTTTCTGTGACATGCCTGCCTTAGCAGATAGAGACACCATCCTTCTTAGGGATACACGTCTTGAGCACTCTTTGATTTGCCAGCCACAACAGAGAAACATCCATGGTCGCATCTTCGGAGGGTTTTTGATGCACCGAGCTTTTGAATTGGCTTTCTCAACGGCTTATGCTTTTGCTGGCATGATGCCATGCTTTCTAGAAGTTGATCATGTTGATTTCTTAAGACCT GTGGATGTTGGTGATTTCCTTCGTTTCAAATCGTGCATCTTGTACACCGAATTCGAGACTACAGACCGGCCTCTGATTAATGTTGAGGTCGTTGCTCATGTTACAAGGCCTGAACTCAGGTCTAGTGAG GTATCTAATAAATTCTACTTCACCTTCACCGTCCGCCCAGAGGCAAAGGCAACGAAGAACGGATTTAGGATTCGGAAGGTGGTTCCAGCAACAGAGGAGGAAGCACGAAGGATTCTAGAGCGCATGGATTTGGAGTCGTTGCAGGTAgacaaaaatatgaagaaatAA
- the LOC131319509 gene encoding UDP-glycosyltransferase 74G1-like: MAENGNKPYKAHVLVLPFPAQGHINPMLQFCKRLASKGLKTTFVNTLFISSNTQPSASSLISTAIISDGYDECGFAGVGDTGSYLARFRSVGSETLSDLIKKLDGQDPRVDGLIYDPFLPWALDVAREFGLVGAAFCTQSCTVSNVYYHVRKGILKLPFEEGKAILVPGLPPLERSEAPSFVGDYGSYPALCDMLVNQFSNIDKADWVLFNTFYDLEEEVVDWMAKQWRMIRTIGPTIPSMYLDKQLPDDREYGLSLFKPKSTECMNWLNTKPANSVIYISFGSMAELETEQFEEIAWGLEVTDYSFLWVVRDSERSKLPEKLVDLARGEKGLLVTWSPQLEVLAHESVGCFVTHCGFNSVLETLSLGVPVVAVPQWTDQRTNAKYVEEVWGVGVRAGKDERGIVRREVLGECIREVMEGESAEAIKRNAVKWKKLAREAVGAGGSSDKNIDEFVAELMSKS, from the exons atggCAGAAAATGGAAACAAACCATACAAAGCCCATGTCCTAGTCCTCCCATTCCCAGCCCAAGGCCACATAAACCCCATGCTCCAGTTCTGCAAGCGCCTGGCTTCCAAAGGCCTCAAGACCACCTTTGTCAACACCCTCTTCATCTCCTCCAACACTCAACCCTCCGCCTCCTCCCTCATCTCCACCGCCATCATCTCCGACGGCTACGACGAGTGCGGCTTTGCCGGAGTGGGTGACACCGGATCCTACCTGGCCAGGTTCCGCTCCGTCGGATCCGAGACCCTCTCGGATCTGATCAAGAAGCTGGACGGGCAGGACCCGCGGGTGGACGGGCTGATTTACGACCCGTTCCTCCCGTGGGCCCTGGACGTGGCCAGGGAGTTTGGGCTTGTCGGGGCCGCGTTTTGTACGCAGTCTTGTACCGTGAGCAATGTTTATTACCACGTGCGTAAGGGGATTCTTAAGCTCCCGTTTGAGGAAGGGAAGGCTATTTTGGTCCCGGGGTTGCCGCCGCTCGAGCGGTCGGAGGCGCCGTCGTTTGTTGGTGACTACGGGTCGTACCCGGCGCTTTGTGATATGCTTGTGAATCAGTTTTCGAACATTGATAAGGCGGATTGGGTGCTTTTTAATACTTTCTACGATCTAGAGGAAGAG GTGGTGGATTGGATGGCAAAACAATGGAGAATGATCAGGACAATAGGCCCAACGATTCCATCAATGTACCTGGACAAGCAACTCCCAGATGACAGAGAATATGGACTCAGCCTCTTCAAGCCAAAATCCACCGAGTGCATGAACTGGCTCAACACAAAGCCAGCCAACTCTGTCATCTACATCTCCTTCGGAAGCATGGCAGAACTCGAAACAGAACAATTCGAAGAAATAGCATGGGGCCTAGAAGTAACCGACTACTCCTTCCTGTGGGTGGTCAGGGACTCCGAGCGATCTAAGCTCCCCGAGAAGCTCGTGGATTTGGCGCGCGGGGAGAAAGGCTTGCTGGTGACGTGGAGCCCGCAGCTCGAGGTCCTGGCCCACGAGTCGGTCGGGTGCTTTGTGACTCACTGCGGGTTCAACTCCGTCCTCGAGACGTTGAGTTTGGGCGTGCCGGTGGTGGCGGTGCCCCAGTGGACCGACCAGCGGACGAATGCGAAGTATGTGGAGGAGGTGTGGGGGGTGGGGGTTAGGGCTGGGAAGGATGAGAGGGGGATTGTGAGGAGAGAGGTGTTGGGGGAATGCATAAGGGAGGTGATGGAAGGAGAGAGTGCGGAAGCGATTAAGAGGAATGCGGTCAAGTGGAAGAAGTTGGCTAGAGAGGCGGTTGGCGCGGGCGGGAGTTCGGACAAGAATATCGATGAATTTGTTGCCGAATTGATGAGTAAATCCTAG